A genomic stretch from Juglans microcarpa x Juglans regia isolate MS1-56 chromosome 3S, Jm3101_v1.0, whole genome shotgun sequence includes:
- the LOC121257496 gene encoding ubiquitin domain-containing protein DSK2b-like, with product MVRGFASAASNPAAANATAAGNSGSPNNSPGVTQGVGSNERGGLGNAGPGASLFPGLGFNALGGGEASGLFGAGLPEFEQVQQQLTQNPNMMREIMNMPAMQSLMNNPDLMRSLIMNNPQMRDIIDRNPELAHVLNDPGILRQTVEAARNPELMREMMRNTDRAMSNIESSPEGFNMLRRMYENVLEPFSNATTMSRNAGNDLSSNPFAALLGNQGGTQVRDGANNPSTTGSETSSGLISPNTNPLPNPWSNTTGGTQTTTTQPNRAGDARAPGIGGLGGLGLPNMEHMFNGTPDASLLSQFLQNPAVSQMMQSLLSNPQYMNQILSLNPQLRGMVDTNPQLREMMQNPDLLRQLTNPETMQQMLALQQALTSRLNQRQSTLDQAQTGRTTGPVNNAALELMMNMFGGLGAGSLTVPNNPDVPPEELYATQLSQLQEMGFFDTQENIRALRATAGNVHAAVERLLGNSRQ from the exons ATGGTTCGTGGGTTTGCTTCAGCTGCATCAAATCCTGCTGCTGCAAATGCTACTGCTGCTGGTAACTCTGGGAGTCCCAACAACAGTCCAGGTGTTACACAGGGTGTTGGTTCAAATGAACGTGGGGGATTGGGAAATGCTGGTCCTGGTGCATCTTTGTTTCCTGGACTGGGCTTCAATGCGTTAGGCGGTGGGGAGGCATCTGGTTTGTTTGGAGCTGGACTGCCAGAGTTTGAACAAGTGCAGCAGCAATTGACTCAGAATCCAAACATGATGAGGGAGATAATGAACATGCCTGCCATGCAGAGCCTAATGAACAACCCTGACTTAATGCGCAGCTTGATTATGAACAATCCTCAGATGCGTGATATCATCGACCGTAATCCAGAGCTTGCTCATGTACTTAATGACCCTGGGATTCTCCGACAGACGGTAGAAGCTGCAAGGAACCCTGAGCTTATGCGTGAGATGATGCGGAACACTGACAGGGCGATGAGCAACATTGAATCTTCCCCTGAGGGGTTTAACATGCTCAGACGAATGTATGAAAATGTTCTGGAACCATTTTCGAATGCTACAACGATGAGTCGAAATGCTGGAAATGATTTGAGTTCAAACCCGTTTGCAGCACTTCTTGGAAATCAAGGTGGGACACAAGTCAGGGATGGTGCTAATAACCCTTCGACTACTGGTTCTGAAACAAGCAGTGGACTTATTTCTCCGAATACAAACCCACTCCCTAACCCTTGGAGCAATACCACCG GAGGTACGCAGACAACAACTACGCAGCCAAATCGTGCTGGGGATGCAAGAGCACCTGGTATTGGTGGTCTTGGTGGGCTTGGTCTCCCCAATATGGAACACATGTTTAATGGCACTCCAGATGCTTCTCTACTGAGCCAATTTTTGCAAAACCCAGCTGTATCACAGATGATGCAAAGCTTGCTCTCTAATCCCCAATATATGAATCAG ATTCTCAGCCTCAACCCGCAACTACGTGGCATGGTAGATACGAATCCtcaattaagagaaatgatgcAAAACCCAGATCTTCTACGTCAATTAACTAACCCCGAGACAATGCAG CAAATGCTAGCTTTACAGCAGGCACTCACGTCTCGGCTTAATCAACGGCAATCAACCCT GGATCAAGCTCAGACTGGCAGGACTACAG GACCAGTGAATAATGCTGCACTGGAGTTGATGATGAATATGTTTGGTGGCCTTGGAGCTGGAAGCTTGACTGTTCCTAATAATCCGGATG TACCCCCGGAGGAACTGTATGCAACTCAACTTTCACAGCTGCAAGAAATGGGTTTCTTTGATACTCAGGAGAATATCAGGGCACTGCGTGCTACAGCTGGGAATGTCCATGCTGCGGTTGAGCGACTTTTGGGGAATTCCAGACAATAA
- the LOC121257497 gene encoding auxin-responsive protein SAUR64-like yields the protein MINPKRLIPMAKKWQRMAANKPKRISCPKSDVGLQSSVANKGHFVVYTTDNKRFVVPLEYLSKNVFRELLRMSEEEFGLPSNGPIRLPCDSTLLEYVIYLVQAHMAEYLEKALLTSMAKCHCSCSASYCIALGQNQQQPLINGF from the coding sequence ATGATCAACCCAAAAAGGCTAATCCCAATGGCAAAGAAGTGGCAAAGAATGGCTGCAAATAAGCCTAAGAGGATTTCATGTCCAAAAAGTGATGTAGGTTTGCAGTCTTCAGTGGCCAATAAAGGCCATTTTGTTGTATACACCACTGACAATAAAAGGTTTGTGGTTCCCTTGGAATATCTCAGCAAGAATGTCTTTAGGGAGCTCTTGAGAATGTCTGAGGAGGAGTTTGGACTACCCAGCAATGGACCAATCAGATTGCCTTGTGATAGTACTTTATTGGAGTATGTTATTTATTTGGTTCAAGCACACATGGCTGAATATCTGGAGAAGGCTTTGCTCACTTCAATGGCAAAGTGTCACTGCTCCTGCTCGGCTTCATATTGCATTGCTTTAGGACAGAACCAACAGCAACCCCTTATTAACGGCTTTTGA